One Streptococcus sp. S1 DNA window includes the following coding sequences:
- a CDS encoding ferredoxin, with product MKVTLIPDRCIACGLCQTYSELFDYHDNGIVKFAAEEDNLLEKEVPVTNDVLEAIKECPTRALLKD from the coding sequence ATGAAAGTTACGTTAATTCCAGATCGTTGCATCGCTTGCGGTCTCTGTCAGACCTATTCTGAATTATTTGATTACCATGACAATGGCATCGTTAAATTTGCTGCTGAAGAGGACAACCTCCTTGAAAAGGAAGTCCCTGTCACAAACGATGTTCTCGAGGCTATTAAAGAATGCCCCACTCGTGCTCTCTTAAAAGATTAA
- the rplT gene encoding 50S ribosomal protein L20, with product MARVKGGVVSRKRRKRILKLAKGYYGAKHILFRTAKEQVMNSYYYAYRDRRQKKRDFRKLWITRINAAARLNGLSYSQLMHGLKLAEIEVNRKMLADLAVNDAAAFTALADAAKAKLAK from the coding sequence ATGGCACGTGTTAAAGGTGGCGTTGTATCACGCAAACGTCGTAAACGTATTCTTAAATTAGCTAAAGGTTACTATGGAGCTAAACATATCTTGTTCCGTACTGCAAAAGAACAAGTAATGAACTCTTACTACTATGCATACCGTGACCGTCGTCAAAAGAAACGTGACTTCCGTAAATTGTGGATCACACGTATCAATGCGGCAGCTCGTTTGAATGGACTTTCATACTCACAATTGATGCATGGTTTGAAATTGGCTGAGATCGAAGTTAACCGTAAAATGCTTGCTGACTTGGCTGTTAACGATGCAGCAGCTTTCACAGCTCTTGCAGATGCAGCGAAAGCAAAACTTGCTAAATAA
- a CDS encoding SAG1386/EF1546 family surface-associated protein, whose product MAKEPWEEDIYDDGEETLKRTSKLNGIKADRLLTILAIIFFVVVVAMVCLLIFLSTGGSNKSKQMSGFYNGETKVEQKSSAPAAKNKQEATEDSSKNENSEEGTITVQAGEGEAAIAARAGISIAQLEQLNPSHMSTGSWYANPGDVVKIQ is encoded by the coding sequence ATGGCAAAAGAACCATGGGAAGAAGATATTTACGATGATGGAGAAGAAACATTGAAAAGAACGAGTAAGTTAAACGGAATTAAGGCAGATCGTCTATTGACGATTTTAGCCATTATTTTCTTTGTAGTAGTAGTGGCGATGGTCTGCTTGTTGATTTTCCTTTCAACAGGTGGCAGCAACAAATCCAAACAAATGTCTGGATTCTATAATGGTGAGACCAAGGTTGAACAGAAATCATCCGCCCCTGCGGCAAAGAACAAACAAGAAGCTACCGAGGACAGTTCGAAAAATGAAAACTCTGAAGAAGGAACGATTACTGTTCAAGCAGGAGAAGGGGAAGCAGCTATTGCAGCGCGTGCCGGCATTTCCATTGCTCAATTGGAACAGTTAAATCCATCTCACATGTCTACAGGATCATGGTATGCCAATCCTGGTGATGTCGTTAAGATTCAGTAG
- the rpmI gene encoding 50S ribosomal protein L35 gives MPKQKTHRASAKRFKRTGSGGLKRFRAYTSHRFHGKTKKQRRHLRKASMVHAGDFKRIKAMLTRLK, from the coding sequence ATGCCAAAACAAAAAACACACCGCGCATCAGCTAAACGTTTCAAACGTACAGGTTCTGGTGGACTTAAACGTTTCCGTGCTTACACTTCTCACCGTTTCCACGGAAAAACTAAGAAACAACGTCGTCATCTTCGTAAAGCATCTATGGTGCATGCAGGAGATTTCAAACGTATCAAAGCAATGCTTACTCGCTTGAAATAA
- a CDS encoding EbsA family protein — translation MIKIFGKVHYHWQPDLSILVTYWSIAVIPVFIGLALMYESSSVPTLVLFSFFLFMVLLAIGVHRYFTIYEDGILRIITANPFTPIKVKIDSIEKVEVNKKSIKLIFNDGSRSRTFCMRKWPKKYFINALALNPYFKGEVILTDNFIHVDYYEMYYADK, via the coding sequence ATGATTAAGATATTTGGAAAGGTCCATTATCATTGGCAACCGGACTTATCAATACTTGTGACTTATTGGTCCATTGCCGTGATTCCGGTCTTTATTGGACTGGCCTTGATGTATGAGAGCTCTAGTGTGCCAACGCTAGTTTTGTTTTCGTTCTTTTTATTTATGGTCTTGCTCGCGATTGGAGTTCATCGTTACTTCACGATCTATGAAGACGGGATCTTGCGGATTATTACAGCTAATCCTTTTACTCCAATCAAGGTGAAGATTGACTCGATCGAAAAGGTCGAAGTAAATAAGAAATCAATCAAGCTCATTTTTAATGACGGTTCGCGAAGTCGGACATTCTGTATGCGCAAATGGCCGAAAAAATACTTTATCAATGCACTTGCCTTAAATCCTTATTTTAAGGGAGAAGTAATCCTGACGGATAACTTCATCCATGTGGATTACTACGAGATGTATTATGCAGACAAATAA
- the infC gene encoding translation initiation factor IF-3 — MKTIAKQDLFINDEIRVREVRLIGLEGEQLGIKPLSEAQALADDANVDLVLIQPQAKPPVAKIMDYGKFKFEYQKKQKEQRKKQSVVTVKEVRLSPVIDKGDFDTKLRNARKFLEKGNKVKVSIRFKGRMITHKEIGAKVLADFAEATQDVAIIEQRAKMDGRQMFMQLAPATDKK, encoded by the coding sequence GTGAAAACCATAGCAAAGCAAGACTTATTCATCAATGATGAAATTCGTGTACGTGAAGTTCGCTTAATCGGTCTTGAAGGTGAGCAATTGGGTATCAAACCACTTAGCGAAGCGCAAGCACTTGCGGACGATGCTAATGTTGACTTGGTTCTCATTCAACCTCAAGCTAAACCTCCTGTTGCGAAAATTATGGACTACGGTAAGTTCAAATTTGAGTACCAGAAGAAGCAAAAAGAACAACGCAAAAAACAAAGCGTTGTGACCGTGAAAGAAGTTCGTTTGAGCCCAGTGATTGACAAGGGTGATTTCGATACAAAACTTCGCAATGCTCGCAAATTCCTTGAAAAAGGAAATAAAGTGAAGGTATCCATTCGCTTTAAGGGTCGTATGATTACCCACAAAGAGATTGGTGCTAAAGTTTTAGCCGACTTCGCTGAAGCGACACAAGATGTGGCGATCATCGAACAACGAGCTAAGATGGATGGACGTCAAATGTTCATGCAATTGGCGCCAGCAACTGACAAGAAATAA
- a CDS encoding deoxycytidylate deaminase: MPHNRLAWDEYFAAQALLISNRATCNRAKVGAVLVKDNKVIATGYNGSVSGTDHCLEDGCLMVEGHCVRTIHAEVNAILQGAERGIPKGFTAYVTHFPCLNCTKQLLQVGCKRVVYIHQYRIDEYAEYLYREKEVELVNLPIEEVKRAIAEADFI, translated from the coding sequence GTGCCACACAATCGACTAGCATGGGATGAATATTTTGCAGCACAGGCCTTACTGATTTCGAATCGAGCGACCTGTAATCGCGCTAAGGTAGGGGCCGTTCTGGTTAAGGATAATAAGGTCATTGCAACGGGTTATAATGGGTCCGTTTCTGGGACAGATCATTGTCTAGAGGATGGCTGCCTCATGGTCGAGGGACATTGTGTCCGGACGATTCATGCGGAAGTCAATGCGATTTTGCAAGGAGCTGAACGTGGAATTCCCAAGGGCTTTACAGCTTATGTGACGCATTTTCCTTGTCTCAATTGTACCAAGCAATTGCTTCAAGTCGGTTGCAAGAGAGTGGTATACATTCATCAGTATCGGATCGATGAATATGCTGAGTATCTTTACCGTGAAAAAGAAGTAGAACTGGTCAATTTACCAATTGAAGAAGTGAAACGAGCTATTGCAGAGGCTGATTTTATTTAG
- the cmk gene encoding (d)CMP kinase, giving the protein MKQIQIAIDGPASSGKSTVAKIIAKDLDYTYLDTGAMYRAATYLALQNKLTAEQVDDLLDLLDQYPISFGRSEDGEQLVFVADVDITHPIRDNQVTNNVSWVAALAPVREKLVALQQEIAAEGGIVMDGRDIGTVVLPHAELKIFLVASVEERAKRRYNENVEKGITADLELLKKEIAERDYKDSHRAVSPLKPAADAIHYDTTGVGIADVVAFIEEKAKKLLDKE; this is encoded by the coding sequence ATGAAACAAATTCAAATTGCTATTGATGGACCGGCTTCTAGTGGAAAGTCAACGGTTGCGAAGATCATTGCTAAGGATCTAGACTATACGTATCTAGATACGGGGGCTATGTATCGTGCAGCGACTTATCTAGCTTTGCAAAATAAATTGACAGCCGAACAGGTTGATGACTTGTTAGACCTTTTAGATCAGTATCCGATTAGTTTTGGTCGTTCGGAAGACGGAGAACAGCTCGTTTTTGTAGCAGATGTGGATATTACCCACCCGATTCGCGATAACCAAGTGACCAATAATGTCTCATGGGTTGCAGCACTTGCACCAGTCCGTGAAAAACTTGTCGCTCTACAGCAAGAGATTGCAGCAGAAGGTGGCATTGTTATGGATGGTCGTGATATTGGGACAGTTGTCCTTCCACATGCAGAATTAAAGATCTTTTTGGTTGCTTCTGTGGAGGAGAGGGCAAAACGTCGCTATAATGAAAATGTTGAGAAGGGCATTACAGCGGATCTTGAATTGCTGAAAAAAGAAATCGCTGAGCGGGACTATAAGGACAGCCACCGTGCCGTGTCTCCTTTGAAACCTGCAGCTGATGCCATTCATTATGATACGACGGGTGTTGGAATTGCAGACGTTGTTGCCTTTATTGAAGAAAAAGCAAAAAAACTTCTTGACAAAGAATAA